A single genomic interval of Terriglobus albidus harbors:
- the ppk1 gene encoding polyphosphate kinase 1 produces MPRRTNPAPEPHRFFNRDESWLRFNWRVLEEAQDERNPLLERVKFLAITASNLDEFVEIRVAGVLQRLEDGYVTPQAEADDGMSEQQRLEELNRLMHAFVCDQYRCWNDQLLPALLNVGVRVLEWSELDDAAREYAEQYYNDEVDPLLTPVTIDPAHPFPRVLNKALCIALLLRRKRKGAAAAAPILGVITVPRSLPRFVKLPCTSGCTEFIFLHDLIEAQAERLFRGYEVLAKTAFRVTRNSNLYLQEEETRSLLESVRSELHNRRKGDAVRLEVSEGADPEIVERLRANFELDTWQVFKTEGPVNLSRLMNLYSGVDKDTLKYPPFHGREYRLDRKSIDLWDELRTRDIMLHHPFDSYSVVEEFIEAAAADPAVVSMKQTLYRTSADSPMFAALVDAAQQKDVTVVVELMARFDEASNIRWARTLEDAGVQVFHGIFGLKTHCKLALMIRRDPDGVMRRYAHLGTGNYNPITARFYTDISLLTANPEITHAVHAVFNYLTAEAEGELYRPLMMAPLTLVDDLEKLIDREIEHAKAGKPAHLIAKMNGLIDRRLIEAMYRASQAGVEIDLIIRGMCALRPGVPGISDHIRVRSIVGRFLEHSRIFWFLNDGADEAYCGSADWMPRNLYDRCEAVFPIYDQQLLVRLREDILGSYLRDEAKARLLTPDGHYVRPARVDKPFDAQAYLMQQTEGVAPQGVAPQGVAPQIAQAGVTKPQPATKTRRTKKN; encoded by the coding sequence ATGCCACGTAGAACGAACCCGGCGCCTGAACCTCACCGATTCTTCAATCGCGACGAAAGCTGGCTTCGCTTTAACTGGCGCGTACTGGAAGAAGCGCAGGACGAGCGCAATCCATTGCTGGAGCGCGTCAAGTTCCTCGCCATTACAGCAAGCAATCTCGATGAGTTTGTCGAAATTCGAGTCGCCGGCGTACTACAGCGTCTGGAAGATGGATACGTCACCCCGCAGGCTGAGGCAGATGACGGGATGAGCGAGCAGCAGCGCCTCGAAGAGCTCAACCGTCTGATGCATGCCTTCGTCTGCGACCAGTACCGTTGCTGGAATGACCAGCTCCTGCCTGCCTTGCTGAACGTAGGTGTCCGGGTTCTGGAGTGGAGCGAACTGGACGATGCAGCCCGGGAGTATGCCGAACAGTACTACAACGATGAAGTTGATCCTCTTCTGACTCCGGTCACCATCGACCCGGCACATCCCTTCCCGCGAGTCCTGAACAAGGCACTCTGCATCGCATTGCTTCTTCGGCGTAAGCGCAAAGGAGCGGCTGCCGCTGCACCGATTCTGGGTGTAATTACGGTTCCCCGGTCGTTGCCTCGCTTCGTCAAGCTGCCGTGCACCAGTGGATGCACCGAGTTCATCTTTCTTCATGACCTGATCGAAGCGCAGGCGGAACGTCTCTTCCGCGGCTACGAGGTTCTGGCGAAGACCGCGTTTCGGGTAACCCGGAATTCAAACCTTTATCTCCAGGAAGAAGAGACACGCTCACTCCTGGAGAGCGTCCGCAGCGAACTGCACAATCGCCGCAAAGGCGATGCTGTCCGCCTGGAAGTAAGCGAAGGCGCGGACCCCGAGATCGTCGAACGTCTGCGTGCCAACTTCGAACTGGATACGTGGCAGGTCTTCAAGACCGAAGGGCCGGTAAACCTTTCCCGGCTGATGAATCTCTACTCAGGCGTCGACAAGGATACGTTGAAGTATCCGCCCTTCCATGGCCGCGAGTACCGCCTCGACCGGAAGTCTATAGATCTGTGGGATGAGCTGCGCACCCGAGACATCATGCTGCATCATCCTTTCGACAGCTATAGCGTCGTCGAGGAATTCATCGAAGCCGCGGCTGCCGATCCTGCTGTGGTGAGCATGAAGCAGACGCTCTATCGCACCAGCGCGGACTCACCGATGTTTGCCGCACTGGTCGATGCGGCGCAGCAGAAAGACGTTACGGTCGTCGTAGAGTTGATGGCCCGATTTGACGAGGCCTCGAATATCCGCTGGGCCCGCACCCTGGAAGACGCGGGCGTACAGGTCTTCCACGGCATCTTTGGCCTGAAGACTCACTGCAAGCTCGCCCTGATGATTCGCCGTGATCCAGACGGTGTGATGCGCCGCTATGCCCATCTGGGCACAGGTAATTACAACCCGATCACCGCCCGCTTCTATACCGATATCAGCCTGCTGACCGCGAATCCCGAGATCACGCATGCCGTCCATGCGGTCTTCAATTATCTGACCGCCGAAGCAGAAGGAGAGCTCTATCGCCCTCTGATGATGGCCCCGCTCACACTCGTTGACGATCTTGAAAAGCTGATCGACCGCGAGATCGAGCACGCTAAAGCAGGCAAACCGGCGCATCTGATTGCCAAGATGAACGGCCTTATCGATCGTCGCCTGATCGAAGCCATGTATCGCGCCAGCCAGGCGGGAGTGGAGATCGACCTGATTATCCGGGGTATGTGCGCTCTACGCCCAGGTGTACCAGGCATCAGCGACCATATCCGCGTGCGTTCGATCGTGGGCCGCTTCCTCGAACACAGCCGCATCTTCTGGTTCCTGAACGACGGCGCGGATGAGGCGTACTGCGGCAGCGCCGACTGGATGCCCCGCAATCTCTACGACCGCTGCGAAGCCGTCTTCCCCATCTACGACCAGCAGTTATTGGTTCGCTTACGGGAAGACATCCTCGGCAGCTATCTGCGCGATGAGGCGAAAGCAAGACTACTCACCCCAGATGGCCATTACGTACGTCCAGCGCGGGTAGATAAGCCATTCGATGCCCAGGCATATCTGATGCAGCAGACCGAGGGTGTTGCACCTCAAGGTGTTGCACCTCAGGGTGTTGCACCTCAAATAGCACAGGCTGGGGTAACGAAACCCCAGCCTGCTACGAAGACTCGCCGAACAAAGAAGAACTAG